A genomic segment from Colletotrichum higginsianum IMI 349063 chromosome 5, whole genome shotgun sequence encodes:
- a CDS encoding Polygalacturonase produces the protein MVAPTLLGGLFAAAAAAALIPLTHAAGTSSAAPERPDIKPAPFHPGRPFPASAPRTKTCAVKAGANGSDDATAIFQAFKNCNNGGTVVLDSVYNVCSPLDLTFLNAVDVAITGTVNFCDDIDHWLPRTFKYTFQLSSSMWKFGGKDVNIYGNGVGTLNGNGQKWYDRFASNATLERPILLVTDGLHGGSITGLNMVNSPQWFNLIANSTDVLISDITIKVGSTSKNPAKNTDGWDTYRSDSVVIQNSHIDNGDDCVSFKPNSTNIVVQNLVCNGSHGISVGSLGQYVGTFDIVENLYVYNTTMSNASDAARIKVWPGIDTPFQPSLSGGGGSGYVKNVTYDGFHQSNNDNAITIDQCYGQKNQTLCNEYPSNMTISDIYFKNFDGTASSKNDPRVGTLVCSSPSKCVNINASKINIKTPSGKNPQWLCVNLDTGLLDINCVTKVTKG, from the exons ATGGTTGCTCCGACCCTCCTCGGTggcctcttcgccgccgccgccgccgccgcccttaTTCCCCTTACCCACGCCGCAGGGACCTCGAGCGCCGCCCCCGAGCGCCCAGACATCAAGCCCGCACCCTTTCACCCGGGCCGCCCCTTcccggcctcggccccgAGAACCAAGACGTGCGCCGTTaaggccggcgccaacggcaGCGATGACGCCACCGCCATCTTCCAGGCCTTCAAGAACTGCAAcaacggcggcaccgtcgtcctcgactcCGTCTACAACGTCTGCTCGCCCCTCGACCTGACCTTTCTgaacgccgtcgacgtcgccatcACCGGCACCGTCAACTTTTGCGATGACATTGACCACTGGCTGCCTCGCACCTTTAAGTACACCTTCCAgctgtcgtcgtccatgtgGAAGTTTGGCGGCAAAGACGTCAACATCTATGGCAACGGTGTCGGCACGCTCAACGGAAACGGCCAGAAATGGTACGACCGATTCGCCTCCAACGCCACCCTCGAGAGGCCCATCTTGCTTGTCACCGATGGCCTGCACGGAGGCTCCATCACCGGCCTGAACATGGTCAACTCGCCTCAG TGGTTCAATCTCATCGCCAACAGCACCGACGTGCTCATCTCGGACATCACCATCAAGGTCGGCTCGACCTCCAAGAACCCGGCCAAGAACACGGACGGCTGGGACACGTACCGCTCCGACTCGGTCGTCATTCAAAATTCCCACatcgacaacggcgacgactGCGTCTCCTTCAAGCCCAACTCGACAAACATCGTCGTCCAGAACCTCGTCTGCAACGGCTCTCACGGCATCTCCGTCGGCTCCCTTGGCCAGTACGTCGGCACCTTTGACATCGTCGAGAACCTTTACGTCTACAACACTACCATGTCCAACGCCTCCGACGCTGCCCGCATCAAGGTCTGGCCCGGCATCGACACCCCCTTCCAGCCCTCgctctcgggcggcggcggctcgggcTATGTCAAGAACGTCACCTACGACGGCTTCCACCAGtccaacaacgacaacgccATCACCATTGACCAGTGCTACGGCCAGAAGAACCAGACCCTGTGCAACGAGTACCCG TCCAACATGACTATTAGCGATATCTACTTCAAGAACTTTGACGGCACTGCCTCCTCCAAGAACGATCCTCGCGTCGGAACTCTCGTATGCAGCAGCCCCTCG AAATGCGTCAACATCAACGCCTCCAAGATCAACATCAAGACCCCGAGCGGCAAGAACCCTCAATGGTTGTGCGTCAACCTGGAcaccggcctcctcgacatcaACTGCGTGACCAAGGTGACCAAGGGCTAG
- a CDS encoding Pectinesterase — protein sequence MKTSTPLTLLFGALASWSSLAAAAVPSGPATTYAACQKKTCNNPFDGCPPNTLFVSKSSRHANFTTIQAAIASLPNNTTPYFILIAPGNYTEQLNVTRSGPLTLLGMTDDPASGLLYSDVNPDTTASNANEVQVWWNAANHNVAFPDNAYTSVLTVGPNLNATLTGSGPTGFPVPEDTPFGCTDFRAYNIDFRNDEYPFSNGPAHAVGVSRANAGFYSCGLYSYQDTLYVGKLGNAYFYDNVIAGQTDFLYGFGTAYIQNSTLSLRNCGGGITAWKGTNTTFDNKYGVYISDSQAIAANASIAQTIRGACPLGRPWNAQHRSIFMESYFDASIKPQGYIQWGATDNRINNYTFMAVYDDRGPGWTPAQMAASNITKVLDAAAVKTYRNPVDVFQTAEGTFGFVSWIDQSVLRTA from the exons ATGAAGACATCGACGCCCCTTACCCTCCTCTTCGGGGCCCTCGCCTCCTGGTCatctctcgccgccgccgcggtccCTTCGGGCCCGGCCACGACATACGCGGCATGCCAGAAGAAGACTTGCAACAACCCCTTCGACGGGTGCCCCCCAAACACCCTCTTCGTCAGCAAGTCTTCGCGCCACGCAAACTTCACCACCAtccaggccgccatcgcctcccttcccaacaacaccaccccctacttcatcctcatcgcccCCGGAAACTACACCGAGCAGCTCAACGTCACCCGCTCGGGGCCCTTGACCCTGCTGGGCATGACCGACGACCCAGCCTCGGGACTCCTGTACTCGGACGTGAACCCTGACACCACCGCCTCCAACGCCAACGAGGTCCAGGTGTGGTGGAACGCCGCCAACCATAACGTCGCCTTCCCGGATAACGCCTACACGAGCGTGTTGACCGTCGGTCCCAATCTTAACGCCACCCTGACCGGCTCCGGCCCCACCGGCTTCCCCGTGCCCGAGGACACTCCCTTCGGCTGCACAGACTTCCGCGCCTACAACATCGACTTCCGCAACGACGAGTACCCCTTCTCCAACGGGCCCGCtcacgccgtcggcgtcagcAGGGCCAACGCCGGCTTCTACTCGTGCGGCCTCTACAGCTACCAGGACACCCTCTACGTCGGCAAACTGGGTAACGCCTACTTCTACGACAacgtcatcgccggccagACCGACTTTCTCTACGGCTTCGGCACCGCCTACATTCAGAATTCCACACTCTCTTTGCGCAACTGCGGTGGCGGCATCACCGCCTGGAAGG GCACAAACACGACCTTTGACAACAAGTACGGCGTCTACATCTCAGACTcccaggccatcgccgccaacgcctcCATCGCTCAGACTATCCGCGGCGCCTGCCCCCTCGGCCGGCCCTGGAACGCCCAGCACCGCTCCATCTTCATGGAGTCCTACTTCGACGCGAGCATCAAGCCCCAGGGCTACATCCAATGGGGCGCCACCGACAACCGCATCAATAACTACACCTTCATGGCCGTCTACGACGACCGCGGCCCGGGATGGACCCCCGCCCAGATGGCCGCTAGCAACATCACAaaggtcctcgacgccgccgccgtcaagacCTACAGGAAccccgtcgacgtcttccaGACCGCTGAGGGCACGTTTGGCTTCGTCTCGTGGATCGATCAGAGTGTATTGAGGACGGCGTGA
- a CDS encoding C-5 cytosine-specific DNA methylase, whose protein sequence is MLVTAITENLWTHEVTIRGLPFTRSRTLMAKLPRKLNEIFAVYELEEDDSRAPEDQACIEVPIFALLRPRTLHLTNAPYPHHRYEAKAFHSREAVENEGTLVCRWKFYVHYRNSNNKRDRKGHHWSLERIRDHEVIRDEYRVPEEDLRENWRGQTIRGGSRIPEAQGSVAGFAAYKQQYTVFDSFCGAGGFSRGAERAGLYVEHAIDHWEKACGTYRLNFPNTNLFEMSIDELMLASKDTQMRTDILHLSPPCQTWSPAHTVAGANDEANIASLFACRSLVEKVRPRIFTLEQTFGIMQACHDPFFCSLVGGFTELGYSVTWKIVHLQTWGLPQTRKRLIMIGACPGEKLPPFPSATHSETGAGGLSKYVTIRQALSKINATSTYHNPEEEVKDTLPAGSVVSDPDQILRRCVTCSGGQNMHWSNKRAYTVREFASLQGFPVWHQFADAPKSALKKQIGNAFPACVVRLLCEHLKKHLLVEDGLAPAQEMRSSIGGRELVFVSEGPRREDPSAALSPGVPDPRRSRNDAIMLDDDVVLNDDLQISIKYDHDYDVEMSDVSSAPATPNTPKTPVTPETPYTWRSRSRSRTMSLRGTPEPRSTGGSKDMPIVFDD, encoded by the coding sequence ATGCTGGTCACTGCGATTACCGAGAACCTCTGGACGCACGAGGTTACGATTCGAGGACTGCCTTTCACACGCTCTCGTACGCTGATGGCGAAGTTGCCTCGCAAACTGAACGAAATATTTGCGGTCTACGAgcttgaggaggacgacAGCCGCGCCCCGGAGGATCAAGCATGCATCGAGGTCCCCATTTTTGCGCTTCTGAGGCCTCGAACTCTTCACCTCACCAACGCGCCCTACCCTCATCATCGATACGAAGCAAAAGCTTTCCACAGTCGCGAGGCAGTTGAGAACGAGGGCACACTGGTTTGCCGCTGGAAGTTTTACGTTCATTATCGCAACTCCAACAACAAGAGGGATCGCAAGGGACACCACTGGTCCCTTGAGCGAATCAGGGATCACGAGGTCATTCGAGACGAGTACAGAGTTCCGGAGGAGGACCTCAGAGAGAATTGGAGAGGACAGACAATTCGGGGTGGCTCCCGCATTCCCGAGGCACAAGGATCGGTCGCTGGATTCGCTGCGTACAAGCAGCAATACACAGTCTTCGACTCGTTCTGCGGTGCCGGTGGGTTCTCTCGTGGAGCAGAGCGCGCCGGACTCTACGTCGAGCATGCCATTGATCACTGGGAGAAGGCTTGCGGAACGTACCGTCTCAACTTTCCGAACACCAATCTCTTCGAGATGTCCATTGATGAGCTCATGCTGGCGTCAAAGGATACTCAGATGCGTACCGACATCCTGCACCTGTCTCCACCCTGTCAGACATGGTCGCCTGCGCACACCGTCGCGGGTGCTAACGACGAGGCGAATATTGCCTCTTTGTTTGCTTGCAGAAGCCTTGTCGAAAAGGTACGGCCTCGTATTTTCACCCTGGAACAGACTTTCGGCATTATGCAGGCCTGTCACGATCCGTTCTTCTGCTCTCTCGTGGGGGGATTCACGGAGCTCGGCTATTCGGTCACCTGGAAGATTGTCCATCTTCAGACTTGGGGTCTACCCCAAACCCGGAAAAGACTGATCATGATCGGGGCATGCCCGGGAGAGAAgctccccccttttccatCCGCGACTCATTCGGAGACTGGCGCCGGTGGCTTGTCGAAGTATGTCACAATCCGCCAGGCACTGTCAAAGATCAATGCCACGTCGACCTATCATAATCCtgaggaggaagtcaaggacaCACTGCCTGCCGGATCAGTCGTGAGCGACCCGGACCAGATCCTTCGCAGATGCGTGACCTGCTCGGGCGGTCAGAACATGCACTGGTCAAATAAGAGAGCCTACACAGTCCGCGAATTTGCCAGTCTTCAGGGGTTCCCGGTCTGGCACCAATTCGCCGACGCGCCCAAGTCAGCCTTGAAGAAACAGATCGGAAACGCCTTCCCGGCTTGCGTGGTGAGACTACTATGTGAACATCTGAAGAAacacctcctcgtcgaggacggtcTCGCCCCTGCGCAGGAGATGCGTAGCAGcatcggcggccgggagTTGGTCTTCGTATCGGAAGGCCCGCGTCGCGAAGATCCGTCTGCTGCTCTCTCGCCGGGCGTCCCGGACCCGAGACGTTCACGGAATGACGCTATTATGTTGGACGACGATGTTGTGTTGAACGATGATCTTCAAATCAGTATTAAGTATGACCATGATTACGATGTCGAGATGAGTGACGTGTCTAGCGCACCAGCCACTCCTAACACGCCCAAAACACCAGTCACTCCCGAAACGCCATACACATGGCGGTCGCGGTCGCGCTCGAGAACCATGTCACTCAGAGGCACTCCCGAGCCTAGGTCAACTGGCGGCAGCAAGGATATGCCTATTGTCTTTGATGATTAG
- a CDS encoding HhH-GPD family base excision DNA repair protein produces MPQTRSAVRRAAEAVLPPKGPDNTGIKRPADSIQAHDEIRQIKRAKKRARDSVSPVQDNMVVLPHGLGTVQLPATLEDDDQKELPSSLSVVTAPKKKMTLEELKKAARPRGMPKMTPENKYRLMPGATPFPDWSGPTAEECQTVYDILVKEYEEKQKARQEEDKQSGGENAEEKTTVQRKKYTSLSFKPPAKIQPPSTTVAGCGEVPDLVDAMMRTLISQSVTRESANKVVENIIARFGQGNCQDIRTGSIDWSAVRLAAPDDVIKTLQKGGLQNKKYEAIKGCLDMIYEENQARRAAYLRERETGEVSEMPGAAEMTTGQKEHQLSKIEAGVLTLDHIRAMPANEAMLAITKHPQIGVKTAACLLLFCLQMPSFAVDTHVHRLCKWLYWVPGTENETYVHMHCDVRVPDHLKYGLHQLFIEHGSGCHRCKGNTSKGTAEWDKTVCPLEHLLDRYTKKERKPKAAKAVSVSIKKQRSAAQDVSVGSGETVQEDASPATIDKEEDSDDPDSEMQSSDVESGEAGEETSVSEVSEGLTCMDNLAEVQNITIKQL; encoded by the coding sequence ATGCCCCAGACCCGTAGCGCCGTCAGACGTGCTGCTGAGGCGGTTCTCCCGCCTAAGGGGCCAGACAATACAGGAATCAAGAGACCTGCAGACAGCATTCAAGCCCATGACGAGATACGCCAGATCAAGCGCGCAAAGAAAAGAGCCCGAGACTCCGTTTCGCCCGTACAAGACAACATGGTGGTTCTCCCTCACGGCCTCGGTACCGTTCAGCTACCGGCAACACTCGAAGATGATGACCAGAAAGAGTTGCCAAGCAGCCTGAGTGTCGTCACAGCACCTAAAAAGAAAATGACACTGGAGGAGCTTAAGAAGGCGGCAAGACCTCGGGGCATGCCCAAAATGACGCCCGAAAACAAGTACCGACTGATGCCTGGAGCTACTCCGTTCCCTGACTGGTCCGGACCCACCGCGGAGGAATGTCAAACAGTCTACGACATTCTGGTCAAGGAGTACGAAGAAAAGCAGAAAGCTCGACAGGAGGAAGACAAACAAAGCGGAGGAGAAAACGCAGAGGAAAAAACAACCGTACAACGCAAGAAGTACACGTCGCTCAGCTTCAAACCTCCGGCCAAGATCCAGCCACCTTCTACTACCGTCGCTGGGTGTGGAGAAGTGCCTGATCTGGTTGATGCTATGATGAGAACTCTCATCAGTCAATCGGTGACGCGGGAGAGTGCCAACAAGGTCGTGGAAAACATCATCGCTCGATTCGGCCAAGGTAATTGCCAAGATATCAGGACTGGCAGCATTGATTGGAGCGCAGTACGCTTGGCAGCCCCCGATGATGTTATAAAGACGCTTCAGAAGGGCGGGCTGCAGAACAAGAAATACGAAGCCATCAAAGGATGTCTCGACATGATTTACGAGGAGAACCAGGCCAGAAGAGCTGCGTACctgagggagagagagacaggagAGGTTTCGGAAATGCCAGGCGCAGCAGAAATGACGACAGGCCAAAAAGAACACCAGCTGAGCAAGATCGAAGCTGGAGTTCTCACGTTGGACCATATTCGCGCCATGCCAGCGAACGAAGCCATGTTGGCAATCACCAAACATCCCCAGATCGGAGTGAAGACGGCTGCCTGTCTCCTTCTTTTCTGCTTGCAGATGCCCAGCTTTGCCGTAGACACGCACGTTCACCGCTTGTGCAAGTGGCTGTACTGGGTCCCCGGCACGGAAAATGAGACCTACGTCCACATGCATTGCGATGTTCGAGTACCGGATCATCTCAAGTATGGTCTGCACCAGCTTTTCATTGAGCATGGGAGTGGATGCCATCGTTGCAAAGGCAACACCTCGAAGGGAACTGCGGAGTGGGACAAGACAGTTTGTCCACTAGAGCATCTGCTGGACCGATACaccaagaaggagagaaagcCAAAGGCAGCAAAAGCTGTCTCTGTCTCCATCAAGAAGCAGAGAAGCGCAGCGCAAGACGTATCAGTCGGTTCTGGTGAAACTGTCCAGGAGGATGCATCGCCAGCGACGATTGATAAGGAAGAAGATAGCGACGACCCTGACTCAGAGATGCAGTCCAGTGACGTGGAGTCAGGAGAGGCAGGCGAAGAAACGTCTGTAAGCGAGGTGAGCGAAGGCCTGACATGCATGGACAATTTGGCCGAAGTCCAAAACATAACTATCAAGCAATTGTGA